The DNA sequence TGTGCCAGCGCTGTCATCAAGGCGAGGCGCAACAGTGGAAGACGACGTCGCACTCGCAGGCCTGGCAGACGTTGATCGACGCCAAGAAGGACGCGACGCCGGAGTGCATCGGCTGTCACGTGGTGGGTTACAAGGCGCCGGGAGGCTTCCAGAGCAGCGCCGATGCGCCGCGGCTGGTGAACGTCCAGTGCGAGAACTGCCACGGCATGGGCACGCGGCACGAGGACTACGCCACCACGCTCAAGGTCACGCAGCAGACCTGCGTGAATTGCCACCACGGCGAGAACGATCCGGAGTTCAACTGGGAGAAGAAGCTACCCATGGTCGCCCACGGCAACATGTCGGGCGAGACCATCCAGCGGAAGAAGACCAAGACGCCCAATCCGAACATGATGAAGGGCGGCTCGGGCGGCCACTGAGGCCCTGACGGGCACCGCGCCCAAGCCTTCGCAGAGCTCGCCGGGCCACGCCGTTTGACTCCGCCGACGCGGGCCTTCTAGTCTCCTTCGCGGCCCACAGCAAGCGGCCTCCGAGCCTTTCGGCTCGGCGTGGCGCGCCGGCCCTCGGTTCCTCCTCGTCAGGCGCGCGCCCGTTGGAGCCCCCGATGGTCAAGACGAATTCCAGCCTCGCTGGGGTCGATTACCACGAATCGGTTCTGGATACCGTGGGCCGGACGCCGCTGGTCCGCGTCCGCATGCTGGCGCGGGAGAGCCGCGGGACCGTGCTCGCCAAGCTCGAAGCGTTCAATCCCTGCGGCAGCGTGAAGGACCGGATCGGACTGGCGATGGTCGAGGCCGCCGAGCGCTCCGGACGCCTGGCGCCGGGTGGCACGATCGTCGAGTGCACGTCGGGCAATACCGGGCTCGGGCTGGCCATGGTGGCTGCGGTGCGCGGTTATCGCGCCGTGTTCTGCATGCCGGACAAGGTCTCGATCGAGAAGGTCAACCTGCTCAAGGCATTCGGCGCCGAGGTGGTGCTGAGTCCGACCGCGGTGCCGCCGGAGTCGCCCGACTCGTACTACTCGGTGGCCAGGCGCATCGAGCGCGACCGCCCTGGTGCTGTGCTCATGGACCAGTACCACAACCCCGCCAATCCGCAGGCTCACTACCTCACGACGGGGCCCGAGCTGTGGGAGCAGACGGCCGGGAAGATCACGCACTTCGTCGCCGGCATGGGAACCGGCGGAACGATCTCGGGCACCGGCCGCTACCTGAAGGAGAAGAACCCCAAGGTCCAGGTGATCGGCGCCGACCCCGTGGGGTCGATCCTCAAGCACTATCACGAGACGCGCGAGATGTCGGAGCCGCACACCTACAAGATCGAAGGCGTGGGAGAGGACTTCATCCCGACCGCCACCGACTTCTCCGTCATCGATCGCGTGATCTCCTGCGGAGATCGCGAAGGACTCAACATGACGCGGCGTCTGGCACGCCAGGAGGCCATCTTCACCGGGGGATCGGGAGGCATGGCGATGTGGGTGGCCCTGCAGGTGTCGCGCGAGCTCTCGGCGGACGACCTGCTGGTGGTGCTGCTGCCCGATACGGGCGAGCGCTACTTGTCCAAGGTCCACAACGACGCCTGGATGCGCGACAACCACCTGCTCGACCCGAGCGCCACCCGCGCCTTGGACCTGGTGGAGAACAAGCGGCGCGCGGTTCCCGGGCTGCTGATGGTGGAGGTGGGCCAACCGCTCAAGCGGGCACTGGCGCTGATCGAGCAGTACGACGTCACCCAGATCCCGGTGTTTCGCGACAAGGAGCCGGTGGGGACCTTGTTCGACAACGACATCCTCAAGACCGCGCTCGCCGATCCTTCGGCCGTGGATCGGCCGGTCGAGGAGTGGATGGCCGAGCCGCTGCCGGTCGTCGGCAGCGACGAGCCGGTGGACCGGGTGACCCGCCTGCTCGCCTCGCGCAATCCGGCCGTCCTCGTGCGTCACAACGGAGGCGTGGTGGGCATCCTCACCCGCTTCGACATGCTGCAGTTCATCGCCGGCGGCGAATGAGCGAAGGCCCGAAGAATCAGGAGCCCGGATTCGCCACCCGCGCGATCCACGCCGGGCAGGAGCCCGACCCCGCCACCGGGGCGGTGACGGTTCCGATCTACCAGACGTCGACGTACGCGCAGGAAGCCCTCGGCCGACACAAGGGCTACGAGTACGCGCGCACTCACAACCGGACTCGGGCGGCGCTCGAGGCGAACCTCGCCTCGCTCGAGAACGGGCGCCACGGATTCTGCTTCGCGACCGGACTGGCCGCGACGAACACGCTGATCCAGACCCTCTCGGCGGGCGATCACGTGGTGTGCGGGAACAACACCTACGGCGGGACCTACCGGCTCTTCGACCGGGTGTGGAAGCGCCACGGGATCGACTTCAGCTTCGTGGACTGCACCGACCCGGCCTCGGTCGAAGCCGCCTTCCGGAAGGAGACGCGCCTGGTCTGGATCGAGACCCCGACCAATCCGCTCATGCAGCTCGCCGACATCCGCGACATCTCGGCGCGGGCGCGTCGGCGCGGGATCGCGGTCGCGGTCGACAACACCTTCATGACGCCCTACTTCCAGCGGCCGCTCGAGCTGGGGGCGGACGTCGTGATGCACTCGGTGACGAAGTACCTGAACGGCCACAGCGACATGGTGGGAGGGGCCCTGGTGACGCGCGACGATGCGCTGGCCGAGAAGCTCCGCTTCCTCCAGAACGCCTCGGGTGCGGTTCCCGGTCCGATGGACTGCTGGCTGGCGTTGCGCGGCACCAAGACCCTGGCCGTGCGGATGGACCGCCACGACGCGAACGCCCGCGCGCTCGCGGAGTACCTCGCGGGCCACGCGCGCGTGTCCCGCGTGTTCTATCCCGGGTTGCCGGCTCACCCGCAGCACGCGCTGGCCAAGTGCCAGGCCTCGGGGTTCGGCGGAATGATCTCCTTCATCCCGAGCGATGGCTCCCTGGCGGCGGGAGAGCGGGTCTTCAACCGGTTCGCCCTCTTCACTCGCGCCGAGAGCCTCGGCGGCGTGGAGAGTCTCGTGTGTCATCCGGCGTCGATGACCCACGCGTCGGTGCCTCGCGAGGCCAGGCTGGCCATGGGTTTCGACGACGGCCTGCTGCGCCTTTCGGTCGGGATCGAGGACCTCGGCGACCTACGCGCCGACCTGGAGCAGGCCCTCGAAGTGGCTTGAAGGCATCGGATTAGACCATCCACGAGCTTTCCACCTAGGGCCAAGTTCGGATTGACAATCCGCCTTGCCGGACCCTAGGCTACCGCGCGTTTGCCGTCCTGAAGGCCGGCGGGTGGCGGCAGACCTCGAGTCAACT is a window from the Candidatus Eisenbacteria bacterium genome containing:
- a CDS encoding pyridoxal-phosphate dependent enzyme, which encodes MVKTNSSLAGVDYHESVLDTVGRTPLVRVRMLARESRGTVLAKLEAFNPCGSVKDRIGLAMVEAAERSGRLAPGGTIVECTSGNTGLGLAMVAAVRGYRAVFCMPDKVSIEKVNLLKAFGAEVVLSPTAVPPESPDSYYSVARRIERDRPGAVLMDQYHNPANPQAHYLTTGPELWEQTAGKITHFVAGMGTGGTISGTGRYLKEKNPKVQVIGADPVGSILKHYHETREMSEPHTYKIEGVGEDFIPTATDFSVIDRVISCGDREGLNMTRRLARQEAIFTGGSGGMAMWVALQVSRELSADDLLVVLLPDTGERYLSKVHNDAWMRDNHLLDPSATRALDLVENKRRAVPGLLMVEVGQPLKRALALIEQYDVTQIPVFRDKEPVGTLFDNDILKTALADPSAVDRPVEEWMAEPLPVVGSDEPVDRVTRLLASRNPAVLVRHNGGVVGILTRFDMLQFIAGGE
- a CDS encoding cystathionine gamma-synthase, with the protein product MSEGPKNQEPGFATRAIHAGQEPDPATGAVTVPIYQTSTYAQEALGRHKGYEYARTHNRTRAALEANLASLENGRHGFCFATGLAATNTLIQTLSAGDHVVCGNNTYGGTYRLFDRVWKRHGIDFSFVDCTDPASVEAAFRKETRLVWIETPTNPLMQLADIRDISARARRRGIAVAVDNTFMTPYFQRPLELGADVVMHSVTKYLNGHSDMVGGALVTRDDALAEKLRFLQNASGAVPGPMDCWLALRGTKTLAVRMDRHDANARALAEYLAGHARVSRVFYPGLPAHPQHALAKCQASGFGGMISFIPSDGSLAAGERVFNRFALFTRAESLGGVESLVCHPASMTHASVPREARLAMGFDDGLLRLSVGIEDLGDLRADLEQALEVA